Proteins co-encoded in one Chloroflexota bacterium genomic window:
- a CDS encoding cyclic nucleotide-binding domain-containing protein, protein MTLMTETAVDKLSLLSQAFDGLSDGDLRELAAMTRLCQYPPNHVLCLEGAYEEIFYIIAKGQVRITKKISENEGEREIRTIGPGGYVGEMALIQNAPRAATVRATTDCTVLEVGKSDFEAMLQRSPRMALSLIRSTLDRLRSNDQRDIQDLQRTNKMLRQLDRNKLEFIQVAAHELRTPITVMKGYINIMKMAAGVKGNASLAEVLEGIEKGTDRMHQVVNAMLDVTRLDSDNLRILPVPVPLKSVVNDVAHDLNKQAVDRRVAITVEHSPDTPNINADPTLIQKALHHLIINAIKYTPDDGQIQIRTRPILLDGGVPGVEIAIQDSGVGLAAEHQELVFEKFYQVGSVALHSSSKTAFKGGGPGVGLAIVRGVARAHGGKVWVESPGHDETNFPGSTFFLQLPVNPPPPAA, encoded by the coding sequence GTGACCCTGATGACTGAGACGGCGGTGGACAAACTTTCATTACTTAGCCAGGCTTTTGACGGCCTGTCGGATGGCGACTTGCGTGAACTGGCCGCCATGACCCGGCTGTGCCAGTACCCACCCAATCACGTCCTGTGCCTCGAAGGCGCTTACGAAGAAATCTTCTATATTATCGCCAAAGGCCAGGTGCGCATCACCAAAAAGATCAGCGAAAACGAGGGTGAGCGCGAAATTCGCACCATCGGCCCCGGCGGCTACGTGGGTGAAATGGCCCTGATCCAGAACGCGCCCCGCGCCGCCACCGTCCGCGCCACCACCGACTGCACCGTGCTGGAGGTGGGCAAGTCGGACTTTGAAGCCATGCTTCAGCGAAGCCCGCGCATGGCCCTCAGCCTCATTCGCAGCACCCTCGACCGTTTGCGCTCCAACGACCAGCGCGATATTCAAGACCTGCAACGCACCAACAAGATGCTCCGCCAGCTCGACCGCAACAAGCTGGAATTCATCCAGGTGGCCGCCCACGAACTGCGCACGCCGATCACGGTTATGAAAGGCTACATCAACATCATGAAGATGGCCGCCGGGGTTAAAGGTAACGCTTCGCTGGCCGAAGTGCTGGAAGGGATTGAAAAAGGCACCGACCGGATGCACCAGGTAGTCAACGCCATGCTCGACGTGACCCGCCTCGACAGCGACAACCTGCGCATCCTGCCGGTGCCAGTGCCGCTTAAGAGCGTGGTCAACGATGTGGCGCACGACTTGAACAAGCAGGCCGTCGATCGGCGGGTGGCGATCACCGTCGAACATTCGCCCGACACGCCCAACATCAATGCCGACCCGACGTTGATTCAAAAGGCCTTGCATCATCTGATCATCAACGCCATTAAATACACGCCGGACGACGGGCAGATTCAAATTAGAACCCGGCCCATCCTCCTCGACGGCGGCGTTCCCGGAGTCGAAATTGCCATTCAGGATTCCGGCGTCGGCCTGGCCGCAGAACATCAGGAACTGGTGTTTGAAAAATTCTATCAAGTCGGTTCGGTGGCCCTGCATTCGTCGAGCAAGACGGCATTCAAAGGCGGCGGCCCGGGTGTGGGCCTGGCTATCGTTCGCGGCGTGGCCCGTGCGCACGGCGGCAAGGTTTGGGTGGAAAGCCCCGGCCACGACGAGACGAATTTTCCCGGTAGCACCTTCTTTTTGCAATTGCCCGTCAACCCGCCTCCACCAGCCGCCTAG
- a CDS encoding DUF3105 domain-containing protein has translation MSRPTQRKPTQTASFSNQQRSAQIRLIAIVAVAVLIVSAGIWYIVDQTIKGEQDKIRPDVNPAEQIIPSESAGHVDVDTPLIFKHYPPSSGTHYGTTMPNLGFYDQPWPEGYWVHNLEHGDVVVLYNCGDDCANLKAQLKALVDKAPQRRCPTPKLIVLPYSQGMTTPISVIAWGRQLDVAEYDEKAILDFYKRYEDRGPETVACSQ, from the coding sequence ATGAGCAGACCAACCCAACGAAAGCCAACCCAGACGGCGAGCTTCAGCAACCAGCAACGCTCGGCCCAAATTCGCCTCATCGCCATCGTCGCCGTGGCTGTGTTGATAGTGAGCGCCGGAATTTGGTACATTGTTGACCAAACGATCAAGGGCGAGCAGGACAAGATCCGGCCCGACGTCAACCCGGCAGAACAGATCATCCCCAGTGAAAGCGCCGGCCACGTGGACGTTGACACACCTCTCATTTTCAAACATTACCCGCCTTCGTCCGGCACGCATTACGGCACGACGATGCCGAATCTCGGCTTCTACGATCAGCCCTGGCCTGAAGGCTATTGGGTTCACAACCTGGAGCATGGCGACGTTGTTGTGCTCTACAATTGCGGTGATGATTGCGCCAATTTGAAGGCCCAACTCAAAGCGTTGGTGGATAAAGCGCCGCAACGCCGTTGCCCGACGCCGAAGCTTATCGTCCTGCCCTACTCGCAAGGCATGACGACGCCCATTTCGGTCATTGCCTGGGGCAGGCAACTCGACGTGGCTGAGTATGACGAGAAGGCCATTTTGGATTTCTACAAACGCTACGAAGATCGCGGCCCGGAGACCGTCGCCTGTTCACAGTGA
- the dusB gene encoding tRNA dihydrouridine synthase DusB, whose translation MTTTAFFVRDVPVYGVTVLSPMDGYSDLPFRLICRELGSAMSYTEFVSVDELLTNVKRTARKLKFDSSERPMTFQIYGHDEDRLVEVAGRIESLGPDIIDLNMGCWVNSISGRGAGAGLLREPAKIGRIFTRLTQTLKVPVTGKIRLGWDDASRNYLEVAKVLEDSGASLIAVHGRTKTQGYKGSADWDAIAEVKAAAKVPVIGSGDVKTVADIERMRLYTSVDAVMIGRAAIGNPWLFAGKDRSQVTPSEVVKLMRRHLALNIDFYGEAGGLILFRKHAARYIPDSAADRALRLSMLTTTRRAELEDIINRYEAGELFTAESAEKEEAFASECALV comes from the coding sequence ATGACCACCACAGCGTTTTTCGTCCGCGATGTCCCGGTCTACGGAGTAACCGTCCTCTCGCCGATGGACGGTTACTCCGACCTGCCCTTTCGCCTCATCTGCCGCGAACTCGGCTCGGCCATGAGCTACACCGAGTTCGTGTCGGTGGACGAACTGCTGACCAACGTCAAGCGCACCGCCCGCAAGCTCAAGTTCGACTCGAGCGAGCGCCCGATGACGTTCCAGATTTACGGCCACGACGAAGACCGGCTGGTGGAAGTGGCGGGGCGCATCGAGAGCCTCGGCCCGGACATCATTGACTTGAACATGGGTTGTTGGGTGAACAGCATCTCCGGGCGCGGTGCGGGCGCAGGGCTTCTGCGCGAACCGGCCAAGATTGGCCGCATCTTCACCCGCCTGACTCAAACCCTCAAGGTTCCCGTCACCGGCAAAATCCGCCTCGGCTGGGACGACGCCTCGCGCAACTATCTCGAAGTGGCAAAGGTTCTCGAAGACAGCGGCGCATCACTCATCGCCGTGCATGGCCGCACCAAAACTCAGGGCTACAAAGGCTCTGCCGACTGGGACGCTATCGCCGAAGTGAAAGCGGCGGCGAAAGTGCCGGTGATCGGCAGTGGCGACGTGAAGACTGTGGCCGACATCGAGCGCATGAGACTCTACACGAGTGTGGACGCAGTGATGATCGGTCGGGCCGCCATCGGCAACCCCTGGCTATTTGCCGGCAAAGACCGGTCGCAGGTGACTCCGTCAGAAGTCGTCAAGCTAATGCGGCGGCATCTGGCGCTCAACATTGACTTCTACGGCGAAGCGGGCGGCCTCATCCTCTTCCGCAAGCACGCCGCCCGCTACATTCCCGACTCTGCCGCCGACCGCGCCCTGCGCCTGTCCATGCTGACCACCACCCGCCGCGCCGAACTCGAAGACATCATCAACCGCTACGAGGCCGGAGAACTTTTCACCGCCGAGAGCGCAGAAAAAGAAGAAGCATTCGCTTCCGAGTGCGCCCTCGTTTGA